One window of the Deltaproteobacteria bacterium genome contains the following:
- a CDS encoding long-chain fatty acid--CoA ligase translates to MFVDRASDTPNAEAYRFPADGTWRSLTWLDALDRVRAISGGLRAFGLTAEQRVGVLSSTRYEWILADLGVLCAGGATTTVYPSNTAEECAYILSDSDAVMVFAEDDDQIAKLRAQRDNLPKVAKVVTFDGTPDGDWVISLAELEDRGRRAHDASPAEFDRVVDGVKPEDLATLIYTSGTTGKPKGVRLVHECWTYEAEAMAALGIMSPSDLQYLWLPLSHSFGKVLQVGQIRIGFPTAVDGRIDKLVDNLAVVRPTFMAAAPRIFEKVHNKVVQGAKDAGGLKYAIFKWAVGVGRRVSKLRQQGREPTGLLALQFRIADKLVFSKLKARFGGRVRFFISGSAPLSKDIAEFFHAADILILEGYGLTETSAASFVNRPDKFRFGTVGFPLPGTEFQLAPEDSEIWIRSPGVMRGYHNLPEQTAEVLTEDGWLKTGDIGEVDADRFLKITDRKKDLIKTSGGKYVAPQLIESKLKSLCPYVSQVIVHGDKRKYVTALVTLDDENIRNWARGVGLGDATLEELAASDQVRQLLQPYFDELNAGLARYETVKKFAILPRDLSVEEGELTPSLKVKRKAVEQRYMHLLDALYDEATVSL, encoded by the coding sequence ATGTTCGTCGATCGCGCCAGCGACACGCCGAACGCGGAGGCGTATCGGTTTCCGGCCGACGGAACGTGGCGGTCCCTGACCTGGCTCGACGCGCTCGACCGCGTGCGCGCCATCTCCGGCGGGCTGCGCGCGTTCGGGTTGACCGCGGAGCAGCGCGTCGGCGTGCTGTCGAGCACGCGCTACGAGTGGATCCTCGCCGACCTGGGCGTGCTGTGCGCCGGCGGCGCGACGACGACCGTGTATCCGTCGAACACGGCCGAGGAGTGCGCCTACATCCTGTCGGACTCGGACGCGGTCATGGTGTTCGCCGAGGACGACGACCAGATCGCGAAGCTGCGCGCACAGCGCGACAACTTGCCCAAGGTCGCCAAGGTCGTCACGTTCGACGGCACCCCGGACGGAGACTGGGTCATCTCGCTGGCCGAACTGGAGGACCGCGGCCGCCGCGCGCACGACGCCTCGCCCGCCGAGTTCGACCGGGTGGTCGACGGCGTCAAGCCGGAGGATCTCGCGACGCTGATCTACACGTCCGGCACGACGGGCAAGCCGAAGGGCGTTCGTCTCGTCCACGAGTGCTGGACCTACGAAGCGGAGGCGATGGCGGCGCTCGGCATCATGTCGCCGAGCGACCTGCAATACCTGTGGTTGCCGCTTTCGCACTCGTTCGGCAAGGTGCTGCAGGTCGGTCAGATCCGCATCGGGTTTCCGACCGCGGTCGATGGACGGATCGACAAGCTCGTCGACAATCTTGCCGTCGTGCGGCCGACGTTCATGGCGGCGGCGCCGCGCATCTTCGAGAAGGTCCACAACAAGGTGGTGCAGGGCGCCAAGGACGCCGGCGGCCTCAAGTACGCCATCTTCAAGTGGGCGGTGGGCGTCGGCCGCCGCGTGTCGAAGCTGCGCCAGCAGGGCCGCGAGCCGACCGGGCTGTTGGCGCTCCAGTTCCGCATCGCCGACAAGCTGGTGTTCTCCAAGCTCAAGGCGCGGTTCGGCGGCCGCGTGCGGTTCTTCATCTCCGGTAGCGCGCCGCTGTCGAAGGACATCGCCGAGTTCTTCCACGCGGCCGACATCCTCATCCTCGAGGGCTACGGCCTCACCGAGACGAGCGCCGCCAGCTTCGTCAATCGGCCCGACAAGTTCCGCTTTGGCACGGTGGGCTTCCCGCTGCCCGGTACGGAGTTTCAGCTCGCGCCGGAGGACAGCGAGATCTGGATCCGGTCGCCGGGGGTGATGCGCGGCTACCACAACTTGCCCGAGCAGACCGCCGAGGTGCTCACCGAGGACGGCTGGCTCAAGACCGGCGACATCGGCGAGGTCGACGCCGATCGATTCCTCAAGATCACCGATCGCAAAAAAGATCTGATCAAGACGTCGGGCGGCAAGTACGTGGCGCCGCAGCTCATCGAGAGCAAGCTCAAGTCGCTGTGCCCCTACGTCAGCCAGGTGATCGTCCACGGCGACAAGCGAAAGTACGTGACCGCGCTCGTCACGCTGGACGACGAGAACATCCGCAACTGGGCGCGCGGCGTCGGCCTCGGGGACGCCACGCTCGAGGAGCTGGCCGCCAGCGACCAGGTGCGGCAGCTGCTGCAGCCGTACTTCGACGAACTCAACGCGGGGCTGGCGCGCTACGAGACGGTCAAGAAGTTCGCGATCCTGCCGCGCGACCTGTCGGTCGAGGAGGGCGAACTCACGCCGAGCCTCAAGGTCAAGCGCAAGGCCGTCGAACAGCGCTACATGCATCTTCTCGATGCGCTGTACGACGAGGCGACCGTGTCGTTGTAG